A stretch of Oreochromis aureus strain Israel breed Guangdong linkage group 11, ZZ_aureus, whole genome shotgun sequence DNA encodes these proteins:
- the mlf2 gene encoding myeloid leukemia factor 2, giving the protein MFRFLSDVDEDPYMILPSPMDPFAAHRQQMRSLFGPFGMEPFPLAPQMQPHRASRRQAGPLAPFGMMGMGGGFMDMFGMMGEMMGNVDRMSGSPNCQTFSSSTVISYSSTDPGAPKVYQQTSATRTGPGGIRETRQSVRDSESGLEGLAIGHHIGDRAHIMARSRNRRTGDCEERQDYINLDESEGPAFDEEWRREAGRYAPPNARGLDYARDRRGGGQQLALTAPPSSTSPPGHRHESPRHRQPHTRPRYDW; this is encoded by the exons TTTACCTTCACCTAT GGATCCGTTTGCAGCTCACAGGCAGCAGATGAGGAGTCTATTTGGACCATTTGGCATGGAGCCTTTCCCTCTTGCGCCTCAGATGCAGCCACACCGTGCATCACGCAGACAG GCTGGCCCACTGGCTCCTTTTGGCATGATGGGAATG GGTGGAGGGTTCATGGATATGTTTGGCATGATGGGAGAAATGATGGGAAACGTG GACAGAATGTCTGGTTCGCCAAACTGTCAGACGTTTTCCTCCTCAACAGTGATCTCATATTCGTCAACAGACCCAGGGGCTCCTAAAGTTTATCAGCAGACCAGTGCAACAAGGACAGGCCCAGGGGGG atcCGTGAGACGCGGCAGTCGGTGAGGGACAGCGAGAGCGGCCTGGAGGGTCTTGCCATTGGCCACCACATTGGAGACCGTGCACACATAATGGCGCGTTCACGAAATCGCCGCACTGGAGACTGTGAAGAACGGCAAGACTACATTAACCTGGATGAGA GTGAGGGTCCAGCATTTGACGAGGAGTGGAGAAGAGAAGCAGGAAGATACGCTCCCCCGAATGCTCGTGGGCTGGACTACGCCCGGGATCGGCGAGGAGGCGGCCAGCAGCTCGCTCTTACCGCTCCTCCCAGTTCAACGTCTCCACCAGGTCATCGGCACGAGTCCCCCAGACACCGTCAGCCCCACACCCGCCCACGTTACGACTGGTGA